From the genome of Eucalyptus grandis isolate ANBG69807.140 chromosome 2, ASM1654582v1, whole genome shotgun sequence, one region includes:
- the LOC104432602 gene encoding LOW QUALITY PROTEIN: probable inactive serine/threonine-protein kinase fnkC (The sequence of the model RefSeq protein was modified relative to this genomic sequence to represent the inferred CDS: inserted 2 bases in 1 codon; deleted 1 base in 1 codon), which translates to MMSDAPPAHYVVKIQSYSLLSKNSVDKYESGVFQAGGYKWKLVLHPNGNKSKNVKEHVSLYLSMAETSSLPSGWEVHALVRFFLLDQNKDSYSIIQGTEWRFHRMKLEHGFDKFSSMKTFSDAQNGYLVDDTCVFGAEVFVMKEKSTGKGENLLMVNDAISQKHTWKVDNFSKLDKEFSESKVFIAGNQKWKIRLYPGGKGSGLGAFVSLYLXLADSDTLPPGTKVFADFSLRILDQLQGRHFSGKANHWFSTSSEESGWARFLSHATFYYPNMGTLVKDICLVDAEVTVLGVVNAL; encoded by the exons ATGATGTCAGATGCTCCACCAGCCCACTACGTGGTCAAGATACAATCATACTCATTGCTTTCGAAGAACTCTGTGGACAAGTATGAGTCCGGGGTCTTCCAAGCTGGAGGCTACAAATG GAAGCTGGTTCTTCACCCAAATGGGAACAAGAGCAAGAACGTAAAAGAGCACGTTTCTCTTTACCTGTCGATGGCAGAAACAAGCTCGCTCCCCTCAGGTTGGGAAGTTCATGCGTTAGTTAGATTCTTTCTGCTTGACCAGAACAAAGACAGTTACTCGATAATCCAAGG AACGGAATGGCGCTTTCACAGGATGAAGCTTGAACATGGCTTCGAC AAATTCAGTTCCATGAAGACGTTTAGTGATGCGCAGAACGGATATCTCGTGGATGATACTTGTGTGTTTGGGGCGGAGGTTTTCGTGATGAAGGAAAAGAGCACTGGCAAAGGAGAGAATCTGTTGATGGTAAATGATGCGATCAGTCAGAAGCACACCTGGAAGGTCGACAACTTCTCGAAATTGGACAAGGAATTCTCCGAGTCGAAAGTATTCATAGCCGGAAATCAGAAATG GAAGATACGGCTCTATCCAGGCGGAAAGGGCAGCGGACTCGGAGCTTTTGTCTCTCTTTATTT GTTAGCCGACTCGGACACCCTTCCTCCTGGCACTAAAGTATTTGCAGACTTCTCGCTGCGCATCCTGGATCAGCTTCAAGGAAGGCATTTCTCTGGAAAAG CTAATCACTGGTTCAGCACCTCGAGCGAGGAGTCCGGTTGGGCGAGATTCCTTTCGCATGCCACCTTCTATTATCCCAACATGGGCACTTTGGTGAAGGACATTTGCCTGGTCGACGCAGAGGTCACGGTCCTGGGCGTGGTGAACGCTCTGTGA
- the LOC104432607 gene encoding protein GFS12 isoform X2, with translation MLKSSDHINLVLPKTPYTLENILHYSPETLMSEWDIRFVIYQILSGLAYIHGLGITHGNICPSSIMMTKSYWSWISIFDQSSLGLTDGECTTLPNNKFGISCKEDGCACQGLYADLKLSQSVDWHYEFQRWWRRELSNFEYLLILNRLAGRRWGDNTFYPVMPWVIDFSTKPEENSDAGWRDLSKSKWRLAKGDEQLDFTYSTSEVPHHVSDECLSELAVCSYKARRLPLSVLRLAVRSVYEPNEYPSTMQRLYQWTPDECIPEFYFDSQIFHSIHNGMADLAIPSWASSPEEFIKMHRDALESDWVSCQIHNWIDIIFGYKMSGEAAVAAKNVMLPSTGPAVPRSAGRRQLFTQPHPMRRAISKKVQYVDNGSAESQRHDNCLLSETVNLQELEEAFAFSEHARHLNPTYCFNEDSNKNVPYMEGVANDSIKELISDEGDISQKYGVPHGIDLNNLLEHIEVEDESSIGYQEILLWRQKLYLSKTLSTAVGKDIFSIGCVLAELHLRRPLFNPASLAEYLNDGRLPGLLQELPPDTKVIVEACIQNESNRRPSAKTLLESPYFPATVKSSYLFISALQLLATDASRLRYLASFAKQGAFKAMGTCAAQKCATYCLPLLVTPSSDIEAEWACIVLKELIKYLTPLALKTTILPSIQKILQTTGNLHLKVSILQDTFVREIWNRVGKDVYLETLHPLVISNLHITPHKSSAAAAAASVLLIGSSEELGIPISVHQTVLPLIHCFGKGLCPEGIDALVRIGALLGDLFIVRHMLPLLKQVIHSCLNISCMSKPEPVQSWSGLALVDCLVTLHGLVGFLPKDLVVKELIQDRNCLHVMILMQPHIETSVLQVAASTLLAVCQQIGPDLTAVHVLPQLKELLDELAFSQDTASRVSGSVGRSLKPSRAKIDGQAQIGSRADLVLLLYPSFASLLGIEKLRQCCATWLLLEQFLLRCHNWKWECTGELARSNSENAIAKRPFISQGSPSEYSPAKMLLNGVGWSVPQAQGNRGVKNSMPQRRYSRVDESLPDGHVANSSLLHHEHWFWFPSPVISWDGPEFLARIGGLRDEIPWKIRASVIHSVRAHQGTLRSLAVCQDESTVYTAGIGPGFKGTVQKWDLTRMNCVSGYYGHEEVVNDICILSGGLMASCDGNIHVWSSRSGKVTSVFAEASTDSAHFASPMITGSGVSNDQINMLNSSTLSSGILTSAFDGSLYTCMHYLEFSEKLVAGTGNGSLRFIDVSKGQKLHLWKGESVESGFPSLVSAICCSGSDGRFPKSTSGSPSWIAAGLSSGHCRLFDMRTGDIVASWRAHDGYITKIAALEANLIVSSSLDKTLRVWDMRKNSSSQLAVYRGHTDGVSGFALWGQDVISISRNKIGLSSLSKSGDEDGVHRVIPQKLRIRDQGTKNVSALSSISILPFSRLFLVGTEDGYLRICC, from the exons ATGCTTAAATCCTCTGATCATATTAATTTGGTGCTCCCTAAAACCCCATATACCTTGGAAAACATTCTTCACTATAGTCCTGAGACTTTGATGTCTGAATGGGATATAAGGTTCGTAATCTATCAAATTCTATCGGGTCTAGCATATATACATGGATTAGGCATTACTCATGGCAATATTTGCCCATCGAGTATAATGATGACCAAGTCATACTGGTCCTGGATTTCCATTTTCGATCAGTCCAGCTTGGGCTTGACAGATGGTGAATGCACTACTCTTCCAAATAACAAGTTTGGGATTAGCTGCAAGGAGGATGGCTGTGCTTGTCAAGGACTTTATGCAGACTTGAAGCTGTCCCAGTCTGTTGATTGGCATTATGAATTTCAGCGATGGTGGAGGAGGGAGCTAAGTAATTTTGAGTATCTTCTCATCTTAAACAGATTGGCTGGGAGAAGGTGGGGAGATAATACATTTTATCCAGTAATGCCATGGGTAATAGATTTTAGCACAAAACCTGAAGAAAATTCTGATGCAGGGTGGCGAGATTTAAGCAAGAGTAAGTGGAGGTTAGCAAAAGGGGATGAACAGTTGGATTTCACCTATTCAACGTCTGAAGTCCCTCATCATGTGTCAGATGAGTGCCTTTCTGAACTGGCTGTCTGCAGCTATAAAGCAAGGAGGCTGCCTTTGAGCGTACTACGGTTGGCTGTACGATCAGTGTATGAACCCAATGAATATCCCTCGACCATGCAAAGACTTTATCAGTGGACTCCTGATGAGTGCATCCCAGAATTCTACTTTGACTCACAAATTTTTCATTCTATACACAATGGTATGGCTGATTTGGCTATACCATCCTGGGCTAGCTCCCCAGAGGAgttcattaaaatgcatcggGATGCATTAGAAAGTGACTGGGTGTCGTGCCAAATCCATAATTGGATAGATATCATTTTCGGGTACAAAATGTCTGGTGAGGCAGCTGTTGCAGCCAAGAATGTTATGCTGCCATCAACAGGCCCTGCAGTGCCTAGATCAGCTGGACGTCGTCAACTCTTTACTCAACCACACCCGATGCGCAGGGCTATTTCCAAGAAGGTACAATACGTAGACAATGGATCGGCTGAGTCTCAAAGGCATGATAACTGTCTTCTTTCTGAAACTGTTAACCTGCAAGAGCTGGAAGAAGCGTTTGCATTTTCCGAACATGCTAGGCATTTAAATCCGACCTATTGTTTCAATGAGGATTCTAACAAAAACGTCCCATATATGGAAGGGGTGGCCAATGATAGCATTAAAGAACTCATATCTGATGAAGGAGATATCAGCCAAAAGTATGGAGTGCCACATGGTATTGATCTGAATAATCTTCTTGAGCACATTGAAGTGGAGGATGAAAGTTCCATAGGATACCAAGAGATACTGCTCTGGAGGCAAAAATTATATTTGTCGAAGACTCTGTCCACAGCTGTGGGAAAAGATATATTTTCCATCGGTTGTGTCTTAGCTGAACTTCATTTAAGGAGGCCACTTTTCAATCCAGCATCTCTGGCAGAGTACCTAAATGATGGTAGATTGCCAGGCTTGCTTCAAGAACTTCCTCCtgacaccaaagtgatcgtGGAAGCTTGCATCCAGAATGAGTCGAACAG GAGGCCATCAGCCAAAACTCTTTTGGAATCTCCATACTTTCCTGCAACAGTCAAGTCTTCCTACTTGTTCATTTCTGCACTTCAACTTCTAGCAACAGATGCATCTCGTCTTCGTTACCTTGCAAGTTTTGCAAAACAAGGAGCCTTTAAAGCAATGGGGACATGTGCAGCTCAAAAGTGTGCTACCTATTGCTTGCCGCTTTTGGTGACTCCTTCATCAGATATTGAAGCTGAATGGGCCTGTATAGTACTCAAAGAACTTATAAAGTATCTAACGCCTTTGGCACTAAAGACAACAATCTTGCCTTCTATCCAGAAGATTCTTCAG ACCACAGGTAATTTGCATTTAAAAGTATCTATACTTCAAGACACATTTGTGAGAGAGATATGGAATCGGGTCGGTAAAGATGTATATCTGGAAACATTACATCCACTGGTCATATCAAACTTGCACATTACTCCACATAAGagttctgctgctgctgctgctgcttctgtGCTGTTAATTGGCTCTAGTGAAGAGCTCGGTATACCAATTAGTGTTCACCAG ACAGTTTTGCCTTTGATTCACTGCTTTGGGAAAGGACTTTGTCCTGAAGGAATTGATGCCCTTGTTAGAATTG GTGCACTTCTTGGGGACTTGTTTATTGTGAGACATATGCTACCATTGCTTAAACAGGTGATTCATTCCTGTCTTAACATTTCATGCATGAGTAAACCTGAGCCCGTGCAGAGTTGGAGTGGTTTAGCTCTAGTTGATTGTCTGGTAACTTTACACGGTTTAGTTGGATTCTTGCCAAAAGACCTGGTTGTGAAAGAGCTGATCCAG GATCGCAATTGTCTCCATGTTATGATTCTTATGCAGCCCCATATAGAAACTTCGGTACTTCAG GTTGCTGCTAGTACCTTGTTGGCAGTATGTCAGCAGATTGGACCTGATTTGACCGCAGTTCATGTTCTTCCACAACTTAAAGAGCTGTTAGATGAACTTGCCTTCTCTCAGGATACTGCTAGCAGAGTTAGTGGTTCTGTCGGCAGAAGCTTGAAGCCTTCCAGAGCAAAGATTGATGGGCAGGCTCAAATTGGGAGTCGTGCAGACCTTGT GTTGCTTCTGTATCCTTCGTTTGCATCTCTTCTTGGAATAGAGAAACTCCGCCAATGCTGTGCCACTTGGTTGCTTCTTGAGCAGTTTCTTCTGCGGTGTCATAACTGGAAG TGGGAATGTACAGGAGAGTTGGCCCGAAGCAACTCTGAAAATGCTATTGCAAAGAGGCCTTTTATTAGTCAAGGCTCTCCTTCTGAGTACAGTCCTGCTAAGATGTTGCTTAATGGGGTCGGATGGTCTGTTCCACAAGCACAGGGTAACAGAGGTGTGAAAAACTCGATGCCCCAAAGAAGGTATAGCAGAGTTGACGAGAGTCTCCCTGATGGGCACGTAGCAAACTCAAGCCTTCTACACCATGAACATTGGTTCTGGTTCCCTAGTCCAGTCATTAGCTGGGATGGACCTGAGTTTCTTGCACGTATAGGAGGTCTAAGGGATGAAATTCCATGGAAAATCAGAGCATCTGTAATACATTCAGTTCGTGCACATCAGGGAACCCTAAGATCTTTAGCTGTGTGCCAAGATGAGTCTACTGTTTATACTGCAGGAATTGGTCCAGGATTTAAAGGAACTGTCCAGAAGTGGGACCTGACTAGGATGAATTGCGTATCGGGCTACTATGGGCATGAAGAG GTTGTAAATGACATATGCATCTTATCTGGTGGACTGATGGCATCTTGTGATGGAAACATACATGTATGGAGTAGCCGAAGTGGGAAAGTCACGTCTGTTTTTGCCGAAGCATCAACAGATTCTGCACACTTTGCTAGTCCAATGATAACTGGATCAGGCGTCAGCAATGACCAGATCAATATGCTGAACTCCAGTACACTATCAAGTGGGATATTGACTAGTGCATTTGATGGGAGCTTGTACACTTGCATGCATTATCTAGAATTTAGTGAAAAACTAGTAGCTGGAACGGGAAATGGTTCTCTCAG ATTTATTGACGTTTCCAAAGGTCAAAAACTTCATCTATGGAAGGGTGAATCTGTTGAATCTGGTTTTCCCTCTCTTGTCTCGGCCATTTGCTGCTCCGGATCTGATGGAAGATTTCCAAAGAGCACATCTGGTTCACCTTCTTGGATTGCGGCTGGGTTAAGTTCTGGTCATTGTCGACTATTTGACATGAGGACTGGTGATATAGTTGCTTCTTGGCGAGCTCATGATGGATATATAACAAAG ATTGCTGCACTGGAGGCCAATTTGATTGTTTCTAGCTCTCTTGACAAGACCTTGCGAGTTTGGGATATGAGAAA GAATTCCTCGAGCCAGCTTGCTGTGTATAGAGGCCATACAGATGGGGTGTCTGGTTTTGCGCTGTGGGGTCAAGATGTCATATCGATCTCGAGAAACAAGATTGGGCTTTCATCTTTGTCTAAGTCCGGTGATGAG GATGGGGTGCACCGTGTTATACCTCAGAAACTCCGCATCAGAGATCAGGGGACAAAAAATGTGTCAGCATTGTCCAGTATAAGTATTCTTCCTTTCTCCCGTTTGTTTCTTGTTGGAACAGAAGATGGCTATCTGCGAATATGTTGTTAA
- the LOC104432607 gene encoding protein GFS12 isoform X1 has protein sequence MESGFCFGCLERRIESDFSGRLVFSHGLSDSPLPFGSSAVVQASSSDGEASSSASAAPQFVLHYLPAGQHACLARYINEYTEENPPEENGNGIVFTASSKANEEHDNAVLNDDGAVEKPPLSGPVSTLKDSGRTCSGALGSTCTGCKHSYKYSCDRTITALAPIAYIAPCCYSRFQELASSFLSGSLEDHVLLSLCLLIEGKATGRDSVNFLNLIGVPSYGEHVFPGCLRHPNIAPVLGMLKSSDHINLVLPKTPYTLENILHYSPETLMSEWDIRFVIYQILSGLAYIHGLGITHGNICPSSIMMTKSYWSWISIFDQSSLGLTDGECTTLPNNKFGISCKEDGCACQGLYADLKLSQSVDWHYEFQRWWRRELSNFEYLLILNRLAGRRWGDNTFYPVMPWVIDFSTKPEENSDAGWRDLSKSKWRLAKGDEQLDFTYSTSEVPHHVSDECLSELAVCSYKARRLPLSVLRLAVRSVYEPNEYPSTMQRLYQWTPDECIPEFYFDSQIFHSIHNGMADLAIPSWASSPEEFIKMHRDALESDWVSCQIHNWIDIIFGYKMSGEAAVAAKNVMLPSTGPAVPRSAGRRQLFTQPHPMRRAISKKVQYVDNGSAESQRHDNCLLSETVNLQELEEAFAFSEHARHLNPTYCFNEDSNKNVPYMEGVANDSIKELISDEGDISQKYGVPHGIDLNNLLEHIEVEDESSIGYQEILLWRQKLYLSKTLSTAVGKDIFSIGCVLAELHLRRPLFNPASLAEYLNDGRLPGLLQELPPDTKVIVEACIQNESNRRPSAKTLLESPYFPATVKSSYLFISALQLLATDASRLRYLASFAKQGAFKAMGTCAAQKCATYCLPLLVTPSSDIEAEWACIVLKELIKYLTPLALKTTILPSIQKILQTTGNLHLKVSILQDTFVREIWNRVGKDVYLETLHPLVISNLHITPHKSSAAAAAASVLLIGSSEELGIPISVHQTVLPLIHCFGKGLCPEGIDALVRIGALLGDLFIVRHMLPLLKQVIHSCLNISCMSKPEPVQSWSGLALVDCLVTLHGLVGFLPKDLVVKELIQDRNCLHVMILMQPHIETSVLQVAASTLLAVCQQIGPDLTAVHVLPQLKELLDELAFSQDTASRVSGSVGRSLKPSRAKIDGQAQIGSRADLVLLLYPSFASLLGIEKLRQCCATWLLLEQFLLRCHNWKWECTGELARSNSENAIAKRPFISQGSPSEYSPAKMLLNGVGWSVPQAQGNRGVKNSMPQRRYSRVDESLPDGHVANSSLLHHEHWFWFPSPVISWDGPEFLARIGGLRDEIPWKIRASVIHSVRAHQGTLRSLAVCQDESTVYTAGIGPGFKGTVQKWDLTRMNCVSGYYGHEEVVNDICILSGGLMASCDGNIHVWSSRSGKVTSVFAEASTDSAHFASPMITGSGVSNDQINMLNSSTLSSGILTSAFDGSLYTCMHYLEFSEKLVAGTGNGSLRFIDVSKGQKLHLWKGESVESGFPSLVSAICCSGSDGRFPKSTSGSPSWIAAGLSSGHCRLFDMRTGDIVASWRAHDGYITKIAALEANLIVSSSLDKTLRVWDMRKNSSSQLAVYRGHTDGVSGFALWGQDVISISRNKIGLSSLSKSGDEDGVHRVIPQKLRIRDQGTKNVSALSSISILPFSRLFLVGTEDGYLRICC, from the exons ATGGAGAGCGGCTTCTGCTTCGGCTGCCTCGAGCGCCGGATCGAGTCCGATTTCTCCGGCCGGCTCGTCTTCTCCCACGGCCTCTCCGATTCGCCCCTCCCCTTCGGATCCTCCGCCGTCGTTCAG GCGTCGAGCTCCGACGGCGAGGCTTCCTCTTCGGCTTCCGCTGCGCCGCAGTTCGTTTTGCACTACTTGCCGGCTGGTCAGCACGCTTGCTTGGCCAGATACAT CAATGAGTATACTGAGGAAAATCCTCCAGAAGAGAACGGCAACGGGATTGTTTTTACAGCTTCATCCAAAGCAAACGAAGAACATGATAATGCTGTGCTAAATGATGATGGAGCCGTTGAGAAGCCTCCATTAAGTGGACCTGTGTCTACTTTGAAGGATAGCGGAAGAACATGCTCTGGGGCGTTGGGATCCACATGCACTGGTTGTAAACATTCTTACAAGTATTCTTGTGATAGGACAATTACTGCATTGGCACCAATAGCTTATATTGCCCCTTGTTGCTACTCCAGATTTCAGGAACTTGCTTCTAGCTTCTTGTCTGGGTCACTGGAAGATCATGTTTTACTCTCGCTCTGTCTTTTAATTGAAGGAAAGGCCACAGGACGGGACAGTGTTAACTTCCTTAATCTGATTGGGGTGCCTTCATATGGCGAACATGTTTTCCCAGGATGTTTGAGGCATCCGAATATAGCTCCTGTTCTTGGGATGCTTAAATCCTCTGATCATATTAATTTGGTGCTCCCTAAAACCCCATATACCTTGGAAAACATTCTTCACTATAGTCCTGAGACTTTGATGTCTGAATGGGATATAAGGTTCGTAATCTATCAAATTCTATCGGGTCTAGCATATATACATGGATTAGGCATTACTCATGGCAATATTTGCCCATCGAGTATAATGATGACCAAGTCATACTGGTCCTGGATTTCCATTTTCGATCAGTCCAGCTTGGGCTTGACAGATGGTGAATGCACTACTCTTCCAAATAACAAGTTTGGGATTAGCTGCAAGGAGGATGGCTGTGCTTGTCAAGGACTTTATGCAGACTTGAAGCTGTCCCAGTCTGTTGATTGGCATTATGAATTTCAGCGATGGTGGAGGAGGGAGCTAAGTAATTTTGAGTATCTTCTCATCTTAAACAGATTGGCTGGGAGAAGGTGGGGAGATAATACATTTTATCCAGTAATGCCATGGGTAATAGATTTTAGCACAAAACCTGAAGAAAATTCTGATGCAGGGTGGCGAGATTTAAGCAAGAGTAAGTGGAGGTTAGCAAAAGGGGATGAACAGTTGGATTTCACCTATTCAACGTCTGAAGTCCCTCATCATGTGTCAGATGAGTGCCTTTCTGAACTGGCTGTCTGCAGCTATAAAGCAAGGAGGCTGCCTTTGAGCGTACTACGGTTGGCTGTACGATCAGTGTATGAACCCAATGAATATCCCTCGACCATGCAAAGACTTTATCAGTGGACTCCTGATGAGTGCATCCCAGAATTCTACTTTGACTCACAAATTTTTCATTCTATACACAATGGTATGGCTGATTTGGCTATACCATCCTGGGCTAGCTCCCCAGAGGAgttcattaaaatgcatcggGATGCATTAGAAAGTGACTGGGTGTCGTGCCAAATCCATAATTGGATAGATATCATTTTCGGGTACAAAATGTCTGGTGAGGCAGCTGTTGCAGCCAAGAATGTTATGCTGCCATCAACAGGCCCTGCAGTGCCTAGATCAGCTGGACGTCGTCAACTCTTTACTCAACCACACCCGATGCGCAGGGCTATTTCCAAGAAGGTACAATACGTAGACAATGGATCGGCTGAGTCTCAAAGGCATGATAACTGTCTTCTTTCTGAAACTGTTAACCTGCAAGAGCTGGAAGAAGCGTTTGCATTTTCCGAACATGCTAGGCATTTAAATCCGACCTATTGTTTCAATGAGGATTCTAACAAAAACGTCCCATATATGGAAGGGGTGGCCAATGATAGCATTAAAGAACTCATATCTGATGAAGGAGATATCAGCCAAAAGTATGGAGTGCCACATGGTATTGATCTGAATAATCTTCTTGAGCACATTGAAGTGGAGGATGAAAGTTCCATAGGATACCAAGAGATACTGCTCTGGAGGCAAAAATTATATTTGTCGAAGACTCTGTCCACAGCTGTGGGAAAAGATATATTTTCCATCGGTTGTGTCTTAGCTGAACTTCATTTAAGGAGGCCACTTTTCAATCCAGCATCTCTGGCAGAGTACCTAAATGATGGTAGATTGCCAGGCTTGCTTCAAGAACTTCCTCCtgacaccaaagtgatcgtGGAAGCTTGCATCCAGAATGAGTCGAACAG GAGGCCATCAGCCAAAACTCTTTTGGAATCTCCATACTTTCCTGCAACAGTCAAGTCTTCCTACTTGTTCATTTCTGCACTTCAACTTCTAGCAACAGATGCATCTCGTCTTCGTTACCTTGCAAGTTTTGCAAAACAAGGAGCCTTTAAAGCAATGGGGACATGTGCAGCTCAAAAGTGTGCTACCTATTGCTTGCCGCTTTTGGTGACTCCTTCATCAGATATTGAAGCTGAATGGGCCTGTATAGTACTCAAAGAACTTATAAAGTATCTAACGCCTTTGGCACTAAAGACAACAATCTTGCCTTCTATCCAGAAGATTCTTCAG ACCACAGGTAATTTGCATTTAAAAGTATCTATACTTCAAGACACATTTGTGAGAGAGATATGGAATCGGGTCGGTAAAGATGTATATCTGGAAACATTACATCCACTGGTCATATCAAACTTGCACATTACTCCACATAAGagttctgctgctgctgctgctgcttctgtGCTGTTAATTGGCTCTAGTGAAGAGCTCGGTATACCAATTAGTGTTCACCAG ACAGTTTTGCCTTTGATTCACTGCTTTGGGAAAGGACTTTGTCCTGAAGGAATTGATGCCCTTGTTAGAATTG GTGCACTTCTTGGGGACTTGTTTATTGTGAGACATATGCTACCATTGCTTAAACAGGTGATTCATTCCTGTCTTAACATTTCATGCATGAGTAAACCTGAGCCCGTGCAGAGTTGGAGTGGTTTAGCTCTAGTTGATTGTCTGGTAACTTTACACGGTTTAGTTGGATTCTTGCCAAAAGACCTGGTTGTGAAAGAGCTGATCCAG GATCGCAATTGTCTCCATGTTATGATTCTTATGCAGCCCCATATAGAAACTTCGGTACTTCAG GTTGCTGCTAGTACCTTGTTGGCAGTATGTCAGCAGATTGGACCTGATTTGACCGCAGTTCATGTTCTTCCACAACTTAAAGAGCTGTTAGATGAACTTGCCTTCTCTCAGGATACTGCTAGCAGAGTTAGTGGTTCTGTCGGCAGAAGCTTGAAGCCTTCCAGAGCAAAGATTGATGGGCAGGCTCAAATTGGGAGTCGTGCAGACCTTGT GTTGCTTCTGTATCCTTCGTTTGCATCTCTTCTTGGAATAGAGAAACTCCGCCAATGCTGTGCCACTTGGTTGCTTCTTGAGCAGTTTCTTCTGCGGTGTCATAACTGGAAG TGGGAATGTACAGGAGAGTTGGCCCGAAGCAACTCTGAAAATGCTATTGCAAAGAGGCCTTTTATTAGTCAAGGCTCTCCTTCTGAGTACAGTCCTGCTAAGATGTTGCTTAATGGGGTCGGATGGTCTGTTCCACAAGCACAGGGTAACAGAGGTGTGAAAAACTCGATGCCCCAAAGAAGGTATAGCAGAGTTGACGAGAGTCTCCCTGATGGGCACGTAGCAAACTCAAGCCTTCTACACCATGAACATTGGTTCTGGTTCCCTAGTCCAGTCATTAGCTGGGATGGACCTGAGTTTCTTGCACGTATAGGAGGTCTAAGGGATGAAATTCCATGGAAAATCAGAGCATCTGTAATACATTCAGTTCGTGCACATCAGGGAACCCTAAGATCTTTAGCTGTGTGCCAAGATGAGTCTACTGTTTATACTGCAGGAATTGGTCCAGGATTTAAAGGAACTGTCCAGAAGTGGGACCTGACTAGGATGAATTGCGTATCGGGCTACTATGGGCATGAAGAG GTTGTAAATGACATATGCATCTTATCTGGTGGACTGATGGCATCTTGTGATGGAAACATACATGTATGGAGTAGCCGAAGTGGGAAAGTCACGTCTGTTTTTGCCGAAGCATCAACAGATTCTGCACACTTTGCTAGTCCAATGATAACTGGATCAGGCGTCAGCAATGACCAGATCAATATGCTGAACTCCAGTACACTATCAAGTGGGATATTGACTAGTGCATTTGATGGGAGCTTGTACACTTGCATGCATTATCTAGAATTTAGTGAAAAACTAGTAGCTGGAACGGGAAATGGTTCTCTCAG ATTTATTGACGTTTCCAAAGGTCAAAAACTTCATCTATGGAAGGGTGAATCTGTTGAATCTGGTTTTCCCTCTCTTGTCTCGGCCATTTGCTGCTCCGGATCTGATGGAAGATTTCCAAAGAGCACATCTGGTTCACCTTCTTGGATTGCGGCTGGGTTAAGTTCTGGTCATTGTCGACTATTTGACATGAGGACTGGTGATATAGTTGCTTCTTGGCGAGCTCATGATGGATATATAACAAAG ATTGCTGCACTGGAGGCCAATTTGATTGTTTCTAGCTCTCTTGACAAGACCTTGCGAGTTTGGGATATGAGAAA GAATTCCTCGAGCCAGCTTGCTGTGTATAGAGGCCATACAGATGGGGTGTCTGGTTTTGCGCTGTGGGGTCAAGATGTCATATCGATCTCGAGAAACAAGATTGGGCTTTCATCTTTGTCTAAGTCCGGTGATGAG GATGGGGTGCACCGTGTTATACCTCAGAAACTCCGCATCAGAGATCAGGGGACAAAAAATGTGTCAGCATTGTCCAGTATAAGTATTCTTCCTTTCTCCCGTTTGTTTCTTGTTGGAACAGAAGATGGCTATCTGCGAATATGTTGTTAA